In Deltaproteobacteria bacterium, the DNA window CGTGCGCTGACGCCCGCTGATCGGCCATCCTGACCACGCGCGCCAGGAGCAGATAGGGCAGTAATTCGGCATCCCTCCTGGGCCGGATCAGCCGCCGGAACAATTCCCCTTCCTGAATCTCCCAGCTTATCCCTTCCACATCCACATCCCCCAGCGCTTCCCGGAGGGCTTTCCTGGCCCGGGCTGAGAGAGTAGGGGATGTTGAGAAAATTGCCCAGTGTCTGGTCGATGGTGGTAAAGACCAGGTTGCCCTCTAGGCGGGGGTCCTCGGGGCGGCCGCCGGTCTGGACCGTCACATGCATGGGGCGGGTGAGGCCGAAATGGCGCCTCCGGCCCGTGTATTCCTCCCAGAACTGGTTGGCCAATACCCGGAGCGGCACGGAATAGAGACATTTTCGGGGAAAATCTTCGCGGTGCTCCCAGGCCCGGAGGAAAGGATAGAGGGCGGCGCGGGTCTTTCCGGAACCAGTTGGTGCCTGCAGAATCACGGACCTGCCGGATAAGATCAGATCGCAAACCTTCTCTTGAAATGGATACAATTGCATTCGAATAACGTCGATAAAACTATCTTACCTTCAAGATTCAAATATTGAGCAACCCCTTTATCTTGGTCCAGGTACCTCAAATGAGATTTATTCTGACGGCGTCGTCAAAAGCATAAAAAAGAAGTGCTTCCACACCGTCTGAAAGAAGTTAAGATGGTAAAACCATCACCTCCTTATTGTAAGTCAGTTCAAATATGGAATTTTTTTATCAAAGATTTTCTTGATAATAGAAGTAAACCAGCACAAAAAATTTTAGCCCATAGGCATTTCAAACGGAGTGAGCCACTTTTTTGTCTCTGTAATATCTGCCTGTTCTTTGATCAGAGTGGTTCGAATATCTTCCAGATCTCTGGGTCTGCGTGTGGTAACCGTCTAGCCAGCCCATCTTTTATTTTTTCCTGGCCGGTGTAGGATAGACTATATTGGAGAGAATCCGGCCCTTGATGCTCTTTGACATTAGAAGAATATCGGCAGAAAGACAAGTCCTTGCGTTATCCAATCAGCCCATATTCATTTTTGGGCGGAGGCTGCCAGTGGTCCGGGAGCAGGTTATCGAACATCAATTGATTGGGATCCATTTTCTCTGACCGCCGGCCATAGACCCACCTGAGTAATTGGTCCACCTGGTGCTGGAGCATTTTTATGTTAAGCAGGGAAGAATGGAGTTTCCTGGTGAGTTCTTCTACCTGGATGTGTTGTTGTTCGATGACCTTATCGGCCTCTGTAAGCGATGCAACCATAAATATTTACATAGCATAAAATGATAGATATGTCAACAAGTTATTCCATAAAAACGTACCTCCTGCTCACTTTTTTCGGGACGACTCCTTCGAGCAGCATCTCGCTTGAATTCTTCAGTGTATTTTTGACGGTTTTTCCCTGTACTCATTGGACACCTCCTTTATTCTTTGTCGCTCTTATCATGGTGTCCGTTTTAATTAAACCACTTCAACCTAATCTATGATGATACTGCTCCCAATGGACTAATTGTGTGGCTTGATTATTCTGCCACCAGGACCACTTGGAACGAGCAAAAAACCTGGGCTGAAAACATTGGTTCTTCGCTGGTCGTTACGTTATTCCCGGGTTTTACTACGAGTATAGACTGGACAACAGGCTGGCGGTTGCCGCTTACATCAGATGGGACCCTGAAATGGGGTTATGAAGGAGATCCTGACGAGGATGGAGTCTACTCATATACATATGGCTATAACCTCGCCAACGGAGAGATGGGACATCTATTTTACACTGAATTGGGAAACAAAGGATATTACGATACAGATGGGTCCAAGAATCCAAATCCAGGGTCATCTGACTATTTTCTCCAAAACAAGGGCCCTTTTGAGAATCTGAAACCTGCCTCATATTGGTCAGGCGTAAAGTGTTCATATTTTGCCGGTCGAGCCTGGTATCTGTGCATGCAGTGGGGAGACAAGAATTCACAAGTATACTCCGTTGAGTACTCAGGGCTAGCTGTCCATCCTGGGACCATATCAGCAGCAGCAGTCCCCGAACCAGGTACTATCTTGCTTCTGGGTACAGGTTTGATCGGACTGGGAGTTATGCGAAAGAAACGACCTAATCTGTAACTGATAGAAATGATGCTAGGTTAGTGCCCATCCATAAATGGCCCTTTTCCTCAATCTCTGCTTCAGGCTCAGATTTTAATCCTCGAAATACTTCAATGTATGGATGCCTGTCCCGCTTAGTATCCCAAGCGGGGCGGTTAAAATCTTCGCCTTTCTTGACCTTGAACAAAATTGCCTGTTTATGGATGGGCACTAGGTTAACCGACGCCCTGCTCGAGGGGGCCGAAGGGGCGGACTGTATCGTCACGGTGTGCCCCATGTGTCGGATGAACCTTGAAGCTTATCAGGATACCCTGTCCCGGCAACGGGGAAGAGACCTGCACCTCTCTCCATCCTTTACCTGCCTCAGCTCATGGGCCTTGCCTTCGGACTCCCGGAGGAGGACCTGCACATGGACATGAACCCGGCCCTTTATCCAGCCCTGAAGGCCCGACTCAACATCCAGGAACGGGTGGCCTGAAAAGGTCACCCATGCCCTTTTTCCGGTGGTGCTGCCGTTCCAGCCCGGGTTCCTTTGACCCCTGAAGCGGAAAAGTGTATGAATAAGATGGTTGCACTTAGAAAGGGGCGGGTGAGGTTCGGTTTTAAGGGAAGCCATGACGGAAGGTCCATGACCAGGTTGAAGGAGAGGATGGAAGGTGGTTCCCGGGCCGGGGCCTGGACGGAATTCATGCCCACGGACCGGGAGGATTACCTGCTCCAGAGTGACCGTTACATCGCCCTGGAAGGGAAACTGGTATCCTTCCTGACCTGGCAGAAGGTGATCCAACCGAACCATTTGACCTATTTCAGGTTCGGCGTCGGATTGTTCCTGCTTCTATTCTTTCGGCATCTCTCTTATCTTCAAATCTTCCTGCTGGCGATCGTGGGATTGCTGTCGGATTTCTTTGACGGTGCCCTGGCGAGGGCGGCATCCAGGAAGACACGCCTGGGAATCCTGATCGATCCCCTGGCCGACAAGTTCCTTGCCCTCACCATCGCCTTTATCCTGCTGGAAAGGAAGGTCCTCGACCCGGTGATCATCGTCATCATGCTTCTCCTGGAGGCCCATGTCCTGCTGATCCCCTTGATTTCCCGGGTAAGGAGGAGGAAAGGATTCCTCCGGGCCGGAGATCCTTTCCTGGTGGTGCGGGCAAGACAGATGGCCGCGGGGAAGATCAAGTGTTTTCTTTACGGCGTGGCCTTTCTGGGGTTACTCTTTGCAAAAGCCCTCTCCTCCTCTTTCCTCATGGCGGTTTTCGAGGGGGTACTCGTGGCGGGACTGGCGGTGGGCATGGTTGCTCTCTTCATATATCTCCACACCTGGTGGATCAGGGATCCGGTGAGCGCTGAAATGGGCCGGTCCGACGCAGGAGAACCGGAAGGTGATCGGGGAAATTATGGATCGGGACGAGAAGGTTACGAAAGTTGAAAAGGGGGGGCTGGATGCCGGTGACGTCCTTCGGCTCTCGCCCAGGGAGCTTTTCGAGGATCTTCTGGGAGAGCCCGAGGAGCGCGGTTATGATGGAAAGATGTTGAAAGAGATCTCGGAGAAGGCACGGTTTTTCGCGTGCGAACGGTTGAGCAGCCCGGAAAGGGACGGAGAGAAGGAATGAGTTTTACGAGCGCCTGGGGGAGTGCGGGGCAAGGATCAACGAAGGAGGGCTGAGGCCGCGGTTGATCCGGGGGCGGCGGATTCCCCTTGCTGATGGGGAGTGAATGGTTTTTCCATGAAGCAGGCACTGCAATACGGGAGACCCTGGGTCTTGCTCTTCCCGGTCCTCATTTGGACGCTTTGGGGGTGCGCTGGATGTGCACCTGTCCTTACCCGGCCCTCTGCGCCCGCAAAGCCCATCCATCCGAGGCCTCTCCCCATGGCGGGCTATGCAGTCCAGGTCGGGGCGTTCTCAAAGCTGGAGAACGCCGTTCGCCTTACCGCTTCCCTTGAGGACCAGGGAATGGAGGCCTATTACTTCAGAGACCGGGACGGCCTTTACAAGGTCCGGTTTGGAAATTTCCCCACCCGGCAAGAAGCTCGAAGAACGGCCGGACATTTACAATGGATAGGGATCTTGGAAAGTTTCTATATCGTCAGCCCGGATGAATCCCCGGCGGCGAGATCCCGTATTCTGGGTGTCGGCCGTCTCAGGGAGGAGATCGTTGAGACGGCCGAAGGATTCCTGGGCATTCCCTATCGCTGGGGAGGCTCTTCCCCCGGGGAGGGGTTTGACTGCAGCGGGTTGACCATGGCGGTCTATAGGTTGAACGGCCTGGACCTCCCGCGGTCCTCCCGGGAACAATTCCGCCAAGGCGTTCCCGTGGACCCTGGGGATCTTTCGAAAGGGGACCTCGTGTTTTTCGCGACATCCGGGATGCATAAGGTCTCCCATGTAGGGCTCTACGCGGGGGAGAACCGCTTTATTCATGCGCCGGGGAAGGGAAAGAGGATCCGGATGGACTCCCTTTCCCATCCTTACTATGCAAGGCGTTTCGTGGGCGCCAGGACTTACCTGGAAAGAGGCATAAAGGGGAGATCATCCAAGTCATCGGGGCGAGGACCAGAGGACCCGGAAAGTGGTTCATGAAGGGATGCCGTCGGGATAGACGGCCCATTGCATGTTCTGCGGGAGGGGGCAACCCCTTGAACGGCGCACACCGGCGGAGGCATGCCGGAGAGTTTCCTGCCGGCTTTTGGGGGCCAGGCACTTCCGCCAAACGCCGGTGCCGGGGTGAATTCGGCAGCCCAAATTCCAGAGAAAGGGAGTGGATAAGACCGTGAAGGATGAAATCAGGAAGCGGGTGTTGGAGGCTATAAGCCTCGTTCCGGAGGGCCACCAGACCGATGCGGTCATCAAGGAGGTCATCCGGTGTATCCTCTATTGGGTTCTTTTCAACCGGGGGCTCCGACCGGTCCCGGCCTTTCGGAATCCACGCTACCCGGAAGGCCCCGTGGATATCGCCGGTCTGAAGGATGATCTAACGGTGGAGGCGGCCTTTTGCAGTGGTCCGACGATCGAGCTGGACCATGTAAAAAGGTTGGAAAGGGTCCTTTGCGAAAAGAAATATGTGATCAGTTTTTCCAGGAACCAGAAGAAGGTCAAGATGAGCACCTTCTATCTGAAACCCGGGATCGAGCATATCCAGATCTTCGAGGATCCGGCGGGTTCCTGAACCGAAGGCCCGGGAGTACCGGGAGAGGGTCCAATGAAGAACTCTTCAAAGGTTATGGAGAAAGGCGATTGAGGAGACTCATCGGGGAATTGAGGGAGCGGGTCCGGTCACATACTGAGACCTGCGAGGTGTTGACCGAAGACATGATCTGGCGGAGACACGGCACCCTCTTATGGAAGGCCCGGAAATTTGAAGGCTCCCCGGTATTTTATCCCGTGTACAGATGCGGGGAACTGTACTCCTATTCCGTGCTTGCCTTGATACTCCATAAGGGATTCCTGAACCTGAACGGAAATGCCGTGAGGGAGGCCGAGGGCCGGGATTTCATGTACTTGTCCGGCCTGGAGACGATCGATACCGAGATCGTGCGCCTGGGGGGACCTCACCGGTGCGGGTTCGGTATCACGGATACCGATGAATACGCCCGCCGGATCGCCCGTGCCCTCGTGTCGGATGTCGGGAGAGTGGAAAAAGAGCATCCTGGTTATACGAATATTGTGCTTTGCGGCGGCAGGGACAGCATGAATCTCTTGCTTCTTCCTTGGAAAAACCCGACTGTCGCGGCCAGCGCCGAACCGAACCACCGATTCGTCCGCCGATTTATTTCAGAGAACGACCTGGGCTATCGGTTGATCCATCTGGAAGACCCCTACGAGGAGGCCACTCTGGACCGTGAGATCCTGGAGAATTGCTGCCGCGCCGATCTCGCCCACTGGCGGTGGGGTGTCTCTTTAAAGCGCTTGTCTGATGAATATGGGAGAAAGGTCCTTTTCTGGAAGGGACAGGTGGCGGATCTGTACACCACTTCGAAGTGGAAAGTTTTTATGCATCGCCCCAGAAGAGGTCACTTGCTGGCCCGCAAGGTGTACAGGCGGTTGGGGGGCGGACTGCTTCCGCAACGACTCAACCGGGCCATCGGACGGCGCATCCAGCCCGGGGTGATCCGGGATACCTGGGATCGCTGCGCAATGCTTCAGGGATGCCACATGGGATTCATCCGCGAAATCGCCGACTGCCTGGTACTCTCCGCCTACCACGGCCCGGAGGTCGTCAAAGTTTTCGAGGAAGCGGATCTGGCGTCAGTTTCCCGGGAAGATATGCGGGACCGCGTGGGGAGGATCCTCCATGGGGAAAAGGTGCGGTATCCGCCCCAAAATCCGGCCCCTCCCGTTTCAAGGATCAGGGTCGGATTAAGCCGCCCCGATCGTTTCTTATCGCTCCTGGAGGCAGGGGGAATCGAGATCCGAAGGTGAGTACAGGGGGCTGCGCGGGGTGTTCTCCGGCGATCTGTTTATAATAAAATCAGCTGGATACCTATATAATGTTTGCTCTCACATTCGGGTTCCTGTAGTGCCCATCCATAAATAGGCAATTTTGTTCAAGGTCAAGGAAGGCGAAGATTTTAACCGCCCCGCTTGGGATACTAAGCGGGACAGGCATCCATACATTGAAGTATTTCGAGGATTAAAATCTGAGCCTGACCTGTCTGCCGTGCCTGCCTATCCCGTTGGAACGGCAGATAGGCCCGGCACAGGCAGGCGCAGAGATTGAGGAAAAGGGCCATTTATGGATGGGCACTAAGTAGGCCGGCGGAGGGGAATATGTCAGCCTGTGCTTGAAGCGGCAAATCCTGTTTTTGGACATGAGTGATGGAAAGAGACAATACCGCGATGCCGCCTGCCGGCAAAGACAACCCCGCCTGCCGGCAAAGACAACCCTATCGAATTTTCCATTGTCGTGATCGGTCTCAATGAAGGACGGAATCTCCGGAAGTGCCTGGAGTCCGCAAGAAAGGCGGCCCCGGTCGGTATCCCACACGAACTCATTTATGTGGACGGGGGCTCGGAAGACGGCAGCATGGAGATTGCCGGAAGAGCCGGTGCAGACGTGGTACTCGGCGGGGATCGGAAAAGACGGGCTGCGGAGAATCGCAACCTGGGGCTTCAGGTCGCGAGGGGCCGGTTCATTCAGTTCCTGGATGGAGACATGACCCTGAATCCCGAATGGCCTTCAACCGCCCTGGAATTCCTCCAGCGGCATCCCCGCGTGGCCGCCGTTTGCGGGAATATCCTGGAATCCAGAAAAGGGCTGTTTTACCAGGCCCTGGAGATAGACTGGAATCCCGGGGAGGGCGAGGTGCGTCATTGCGGGGGAGCGGCTCTTTGGCGGCGGGAAGTTCTCGATGAGGCTGGGGGGTTCCCGGAGACCGTCTCTTACGGCGAGGAGCCCTATCTTTGCTGGAAGGTCAGGAACCGGCTAGGGTTCAAGATCTACCACTTGAACCGGCCCATGGTCCGACATGATTTAGGTTTTTCAGGCTGGGGCGATTACTGGCACCGTGATGTACGTTGCGGAGAAACCTATGCGGAGATCGCATCCCTTTGCTGGCGGTCCCGCGATCCCCTTTGGCTGAAGGACGCCCTCGGGAACCTCCTTTGGGCCGGAGCCTTGGCAGCGGTTCCTATC includes these proteins:
- a CDS encoding DEAD/DEAH box helicase, producing MQLYPFQEKVCDLILSGRSVILQAPTGSGKTRAALYPFLRAWEHREDFPRKCLYSVPLRVLANQFWEEYTGRRRHFGLTRPMHVTVQTGGRPEDPRLEGNLVFTTIDQTLGNFLNIPYSLSPGQESPPGSAGGCGCGRDKLGDSGRGIVPAADPAQEGCRITALSAPGARGQDGRSAGVSARWWGQENVHGNPKGELTLWT
- a CDS encoding transposase, which encodes MVASLTEADKVIEQQHIQVEELTRKLHSSLLNIKMLQHQVDQLLRWVYGRRSEKMDPNQLMFDNLLPDHWQPPPKNEYGLIG
- a CDS encoding PEP-CTERM sorting domain-containing protein, which codes for MGHLFYTELGNKGYYDTDGSKNPNPGSSDYFLQNKGPFENLKPASYWSGVKCSYFAGRAWYLCMQWGDKNSQVYSVEYSGLAVHPGTISAAAVPEPGTILLLGTGLIGLGVMRKKRPNL
- a CDS encoding CDP-alcohol phosphatidyltransferase family protein, whose product is MNKMVALRKGRVRFGFKGSHDGRSMTRLKERMEGGSRAGAWTEFMPTDREDYLLQSDRYIALEGKLVSFLTWQKVIQPNHLTYFRFGVGLFLLLFFRHLSYLQIFLLAIVGLLSDFFDGALARAASRKTRLGILIDPLADKFLALTIAFILLERKVLDPVIIVIMLLLEAHVLLIPLISRVRRRKGFLRAGDPFLVVRARQMAAGKIKCFLYGVAFLGLLFAKALSSSFLMAVFEGVLVAGLAVGMVALFIYLHTWWIRDPVSAEMGRSDAGEPEGDRGNYGSGREGYES
- a CDS encoding C40 family peptidase — its product is MAGYAVQVGAFSKLENAVRLTASLEDQGMEAYYFRDRDGLYKVRFGNFPTRQEARRTAGHLQWIGILESFYIVSPDESPAARSRILGVGRLREEIVETAEGFLGIPYRWGGSSPGEGFDCSGLTMAVYRLNGLDLPRSSREQFRQGVPVDPGDLSKGDLVFFATSGMHKVSHVGLYAGENRFIHAPGKGKRIRMDSLSHPYYARRFVGARTYLERGIKGRSSKSSGRGPEDPESGS
- a CDS encoding glycosyltransferase family 2 protein, which codes for MIGLNEGRNLRKCLESARKAAPVGIPHELIYVDGGSEDGSMEIAGRAGADVVLGGDRKRRAAENRNLGLQVARGRFIQFLDGDMTLNPEWPSTALEFLQRHPRVAAVCGNILESRKGLFYQALEIDWNPGEGEVRHCGGAALWRREVLDEAGGFPETVSYGEEPYLCWKVRNRLGFKIYHLNRPMVRHDLGFSGWGDYWHRDVRCGETYAEIASLCWRSRDPLWLKDALGNLLWAGALAAVPILLITGPARVRWAVVLAALLVVIRKGIQMIRKGNSPQVAFLYALQVYFSKIPIAWGECRWIFRRFRGLKGRHPFG